A region from the Halomarina litorea genome encodes:
- a CDS encoding aminotransferase class IV — protein MQYHVDGSLVPAEEATVSVRDRGFRYGDAAFETLRAYGGEVFAWDAHFARLEHTCEVLGMPDAVPDDLALRVAETLDANDLRDAYVRVSVTRGVQPGKLTPREDVDPTMVVVVKDLPRGGRSGTPVWDGPATVQSVKTRRIPSNAVPADVKTHNYLNGILARLELRRASSEAYRPDEALMRDAEGYVAEGATSNLFFVDDGTLKTPAADDLLPGITRRTVLDLAEGESFPVETGRYTLDDVRGADEAFLTNSTWELRPVGTIDGIDVGDGPVTRLLTRLYDDRVEATCYA, from the coding sequence GTCGACGGTTCGCTGGTACCCGCCGAGGAGGCCACCGTGAGCGTCCGCGACCGGGGCTTTCGCTACGGCGACGCCGCCTTCGAGACCCTGCGGGCGTACGGCGGCGAGGTGTTCGCGTGGGACGCCCACTTCGCGCGCCTCGAACACACTTGTGAGGTACTGGGGATGCCCGACGCGGTGCCCGACGACCTCGCCCTGCGGGTGGCGGAGACGCTGGACGCGAACGACCTCCGGGACGCCTACGTCCGCGTCTCGGTCACGCGTGGCGTCCAGCCGGGGAAACTCACCCCCCGAGAAGACGTGGACCCGACGATGGTGGTGGTCGTGAAGGACCTCCCGCGGGGCGGGCGGTCGGGGACTCCAGTGTGGGACGGTCCCGCGACGGTCCAGTCCGTGAAGACCCGCCGGATACCGTCGAACGCGGTCCCCGCCGACGTCAAGACGCACAACTACCTCAATGGGATTCTCGCCCGCCTCGAACTCCGGCGGGCGTCGAGCGAGGCCTACCGCCCGGACGAGGCGCTCATGCGCGACGCGGAGGGGTACGTCGCCGAGGGCGCGACGAGCAACCTCTTCTTCGTCGACGACGGGACGCTGAAGACGCCCGCCGCGGACGACCTGCTCCCGGGTATCACCCGCCGGACGGTCCTCGACCTCGCCGAGGGGGAGTCGTTCCCCGTCGAGACGGGCCGGTACACGCTGGACGACGTGCGCGGGGCCGACGAGGCGTTCCTCACCAACTCGACGTGGGAACTCCGCCCCGTGGGGACAATCGACGGCATCGACGTGGGCGACGGGCCCGTCACCCGACTGCTGACGCGCCTCTACGACGACCGCGTCGAGGCGACCTGCTACGCCTGA
- a CDS encoding saccharopine dehydrogenase family protein — MGTTDGSTLLVYGSYGYTGRLVVERAVEAGVECVLAGRSPEELEPQAAAHDLPSRAFTLDHPEVVRDHVADADAVLNCAGPFHRTHEPLVDACIDTGTHYLDITGEIEVFQAIAARDAEATEAGAVLLPGVGFDVVPSDCLAAHLAEALPGATHLALGFDSLGRPSAGTLKTMVQGLGEQSAVRENGRITRIPLGSRTRTVDFGEGERTATAIPWGDVSTAYRTTGIGNVEFYAAVPPTVPKWLQMTQGSAWVFTPAVKRFLESMVDTAVDGPDADEREGGRGLLWGEVTDGEATDEARLRTPNGYALTVETAVESARRVLAGEVEPGYHTPAGAFGADYVLQFDGVEREDAHPV; from the coding sequence ATGGGAACGACCGACGGTTCGACCCTGCTCGTCTACGGGTCGTACGGCTACACGGGACGGCTCGTCGTCGAACGCGCCGTCGAGGCTGGCGTCGAGTGCGTCCTCGCGGGGCGCTCGCCCGAGGAACTGGAACCGCAGGCGGCGGCCCACGACCTGCCCTCGCGGGCGTTCACGCTCGACCACCCGGAGGTGGTCCGGGACCACGTCGCGGACGCGGACGCCGTGTTGAACTGCGCCGGGCCGTTCCACCGCACTCACGAACCGCTGGTGGACGCCTGCATCGATACGGGCACCCACTACCTCGACATCACGGGCGAAATCGAGGTGTTTCAGGCCATCGCCGCGCGCGACGCCGAGGCGACGGAGGCGGGCGCGGTCCTCCTCCCCGGCGTCGGCTTCGACGTGGTCCCCTCGGACTGTCTCGCGGCCCACCTCGCCGAGGCGCTGCCGGGCGCGACGCACCTCGCGCTCGGGTTCGACTCGCTCGGACGACCCTCGGCGGGGACGCTCAAGACGATGGTGCAGGGTCTCGGGGAGCAGAGCGCGGTGCGCGAGAACGGGAGAATCACGCGAATTCCGCTCGGCTCCCGGACGAGGACCGTCGACTTCGGCGAGGGCGAGCGCACGGCGACGGCCATCCCGTGGGGCGACGTGTCGACGGCCTACCGGACGACGGGAATCGGGAACGTCGAGTTCTACGCCGCGGTGCCGCCAACCGTTCCGAAGTGGCTCCAGATGACTCAGGGGTCGGCGTGGGTGTTCACGCCCGCGGTCAAGCGGTTCCTCGAGTCGATGGTCGACACCGCCGTCGACGGCCCCGACGCGGACGAACGCGAGGGCGGCCGCGGCCTCCTCTGGGGCGAGGTGACCGACGGCGAGGCGACCGACGAGGCCCGCCTGCGGACGCCCAACGGCTACGCGCTCACCGTCGAGACGGCCGTCGAGTCGGCCCGGCGCGTCCTCGCTGGCGAGGTGGAACCGGGCTACCACACCCCCGCGGGGGCGTTCGGCGCGGACTACGTCCTCCAGTTCGACGGGGTGGAGCGAGAGGACGCCCACCCGGTCTGA
- a CDS encoding SRPBCC domain-containing protein — translation MRHIATSLDIDAPIDAVWAVLTDLDAYSEWNPHVTRATGRLREGEAVTVTVVPAGRRPRTMTATVTALEPLRRLQWVATAGSRLLFEGRHTFTLESLAGDRTRFRNREDLSGLLVPLAVRPDAHRDYETMNEALAARVAALAGATVAGATARETAERTADGAGDRETAV, via the coding sequence GTGCGACACATCGCCACGAGCCTCGACATCGACGCGCCCATCGACGCCGTCTGGGCGGTCCTCACCGACCTCGACGCGTACTCCGAGTGGAACCCCCACGTCACACGGGCCACCGGGAGGCTCCGCGAGGGCGAGGCGGTGACCGTCACCGTCGTCCCGGCCGGGCGTCGTCCCCGGACGATGACCGCGACGGTGACGGCGCTCGAACCGCTGCGACGCCTCCAGTGGGTCGCGACGGCGGGGTCGCGTCTGCTGTTCGAGGGACGTCACACGTTCACCCTCGAGTCCCTCGCCGGCGACCGGACCCGGTTCCGGAACCGCGAGGACCTCTCGGGACTGCTGGTCCCGCTGGCCGTCAGGCCGGACGCCCACCGCGACTACGAGACGATGAACGAGGCGCTGGCGGCCCGCGTGGCGGCGCTCGCGGGTGCGACGGTCGCCGGGGCGACGGCCCGGGAGACGGCGGAGCGGACCGCGGACGGGGCCGGGGACCGCGAGACGGCGGTGTGA
- a CDS encoding Rieske (2Fe-2S) protein: protein MDEDRRIAAVEEVPEDGTLLFTIRDGFDREEAILVRLADGVAAWKNYCQHWTDVRLDKGSGAAVREGDILCQKHGATFQKDSGYCDFGPCEGSYLDEVAIVVEDGVVYLAEEDYEFDGLGPSGDHDLSSRGRIDFTGT from the coding sequence ATGGACGAGGACCGACGCATCGCCGCGGTAGAGGAGGTTCCCGAGGACGGGACACTGTTGTTCACCATCCGCGACGGCTTCGACCGCGAGGAGGCCATCCTCGTCAGACTCGCCGACGGGGTCGCCGCGTGGAAGAACTACTGCCAGCACTGGACGGACGTGCGCCTCGACAAGGGGAGCGGGGCCGCGGTGCGCGAGGGGGACATCCTCTGTCAGAAACACGGCGCGACCTTCCAGAAGGACTCGGGCTACTGCGACTTCGGCCCCTGCGAGGGGTCGTATCTCGACGAGGTTGCCATCGTCGTCGAAGACGGCGTCGTCTACCTCGCGGAGGAGGACTACGAGTTCGACGGCCTCGGCCCGTCGGGCGACCACGACCTCTCCTCGCGGGGACGCATCGACTTCACCGGGACGTAG
- a CDS encoding transcriptional regulator produces the protein MRAEETTRQRIADYLRRRPAAAGSLANEFGIRSTTALSHVEHIAQSLDPTDEELLVAPPECRDCGFTDFRDLINRPSRCPECKSEGIEEPRFVIE, from the coding sequence ATGCGCGCCGAGGAGACGACGCGCCAGCGTATCGCCGACTACCTCCGTCGCCGTCCGGCGGCGGCCGGGAGTCTCGCCAACGAGTTCGGCATCCGGTCGACGACGGCGCTCTCGCACGTCGAACACATCGCCCAGTCGCTCGACCCGACCGACGAGGAACTGCTGGTCGCGCCGCCGGAGTGTCGGGACTGCGGGTTCACGGACTTCCGTGACCTCATCAACCGCCCCTCGCGCTGCCCCGAGTGCAAGAGCGAGGGCATCGAGGAACCGCGATTCGTCATCGAGTAG
- a CDS encoding nucleotidyltransferase family protein, which yields MHAVVLAGGYATRLWPITRHRPKMLLPVGETTVIDSILSELEADDRIEHVYLSTNERFAASFEDHLAEQGYEKASLSIEDTTAESEKFGVVGALAQLVEREEVDDDLLVVAGDNLIGFDMSDFLDFYEERGTSTIAAYDVGSREKATSYGLVTLDGDRVVDFQEKPDDPDSTLVSICCYAFPADSVRFREYLSGDNNPDEPGWFIEWLQREEAVDAFCFEEPWFDIGTPEAYLEAVAWALDGENRVADSAVLEDCTLGDNVHVMAGADLRKVSLTDSVVFPDAHLEDADIADSIVDEHADIRGKDLQCSLVGSYSRIC from the coding sequence ATGCACGCAGTCGTTCTGGCCGGTGGGTACGCGACGCGACTGTGGCCCATCACGCGCCATCGCCCGAAGATGCTCCTTCCCGTGGGCGAGACGACGGTCATCGACTCGATTCTCTCGGAACTCGAAGCGGACGACCGGATCGAGCACGTCTACCTGAGCACCAACGAGCGCTTCGCGGCCAGTTTCGAGGACCACCTCGCGGAGCAGGGCTACGAGAAGGCCAGCCTCTCCATCGAGGACACCACCGCCGAGAGCGAGAAGTTCGGCGTCGTCGGCGCGCTCGCCCAGCTCGTCGAGCGCGAGGAGGTCGACGACGACCTCCTCGTCGTCGCCGGCGACAACCTCATCGGCTTCGACATGAGCGACTTCCTCGACTTCTACGAGGAGCGGGGCACCTCGACCATCGCCGCCTACGACGTCGGCTCGCGCGAGAAGGCGACGTCCTACGGCCTCGTCACCCTCGACGGCGACCGAGTCGTCGACTTCCAGGAGAAGCCCGACGACCCCGACAGCACGCTCGTCTCCATCTGCTGTTACGCCTTCCCCGCCGACTCGGTGCGGTTCCGGGAGTACCTCTCGGGCGACAACAACCCCGACGAACCCGGCTGGTTCATCGAGTGGCTCCAGCGCGAGGAGGCCGTCGACGCCTTCTGCTTCGAGGAGCCGTGGTTCGACATCGGCACGCCCGAGGCCTACCTCGAGGCCGTCGCGTGGGCGCTCGACGGCGAGAACCGCGTCGCGGACAGCGCGGTGCTCGAAGACTGCACGCTCGGCGACAACGTCCACGTGATGGCCGGCGCCGACCTCCGGAAGGTCTCGCTCACCGACTCGGTGGTCTTTCCCGACGCACACCTCGAGGACGCCGACATCGCCGACTCCATCGTCGACGAACACGCCGACATTCGCGGCAAGGACCTGCAGTGCTCGCTGGTGGGGTCGTACTCGCGGATCTGCTGA